CTATTCGGTGGAAGAGATCGCCACCAAAATCCTCGACATCATGGGGCTTAATCGCCGCATGTACTGATAAACTAGTACAAAGGTGCGGGAGTCTGTGTTAGGGTAGCATCACGTGGCCCGGTGAATCTTTTAATAGCCTTGTATTCAGGGCGGATTGGTTTATCGTGATGCCCATCACTTCCGGCGCTGATGCCGATGAAGCAACAGATTCTGAGACACCCATGATTAAAACCGATGAACTCCGTACTGCGCGTATCGACAGCCTGATTACTCCGGCTGAACTCGCAGAACGTTACCCCGTGACGCCGGCGGTCGCAGGCCATGTGCTTGACGCCCGCCGTCGTATTGAAAAAATCCTTAACGGCGATGACCCGCGTCTGCTGGTGATTATCGGCCCCTGCTCGATTCACGATCCACAAGCGGCTGTGGATTACGCCCGCCGTCTGGTGCGCCTGCGGGAGAAATACGATTCCCGTCTGGAAATCGTCATGCGCACTTATTTTGAAAAGCCGCGCACCGTGGTGGGCTGGAAAGGGCTGATCTCCGACCCGGATCTCAACGGTAGCTACCGCGTCAATCACGGTATTGAACAGGCGCGTCGCCTGCTGCTCGAAGTGAACGCGCTGGGCGTGCCGACCGCCACCGAGTTTCTCGATATGGTGGTCGGCCAGTATATTTCCGATCTCATCAGCTGGGGCGCTATCGGCGCGCGCACCACCGAGAGCCAGATCCACCGCGAAATGGCCTCGGCGCTCTCGTGCCCGGTAGGCTTTAAAAACGGCACCGACGGCAACACGCGTATCGCGGTGGATGCCATTCGCGCGGCGCGCACCAGCCATATGTTCCTCTCCCCGGATAAACATGGCCGGATGACGATTTACCAGACCAGCGGCAACCCGTACGGGCACATCATTATGCGCGGCGGGAAAACGCCGAATTATCATGCCGAAGCCATTAGCGACGCTTGTGAAGCGCTGCGGGAATTTGATTTACCGCAGCGGCTGGTGGTGGATTTCAGCCACGGCAACTGCCAGAAACAGCACCGCCGTCAGCTTGATGTCTGTGATGATATCTGTCAGCAGATCCGCGCGGGTTCAACCGGTATCGCAGGCGTAATGGTGGAAAGCTTCCTTGTGGAAGGCACCCAGAAAATTACGCCCGGCACGCCGCTGACCTACGGCCAGTCGATTACCGACCCGTGCCTCGGCTGGGATGACAGCGAAACGCTGCTGGAACGGCTCGCCCTGGCGGTGGAAAGCCGTCTCTGAAAAGTGCTTTCTGCGTGCATACTAAAAAGGGAAACCCAGTGTTTCCCTTTTTTACGCGCCTGCGTTAAGCGTTTAGCTCGAACAGCTCACTTCCAGATGCTTACCCCAGTCCGGCGGGCGATGGGTGTAGTCATCGTCGCGGTCGGCGAAGGGGTTACGCAGCGCCTCCAGCAGCCGCGACAGCTCACTCGCGTCGTCACGCTCCGCGGCTTCGATGGCGCGCTGCGCCAGCCAGTTGCGCAGCACCAGCGCCGGGTTGACGGATTTCATCAGCCGCTGACGCGCGTCATCCTCTACCCCTTCTTCTTCCAGCCGCGCGCGGTAGCGGGCAAACCAGGCATCAAAGGTGGCGCGGTCAATAAACTCATCGCGCAGCGGCGATGCAGACGAGCGCTGTTCCGTCTCGCTCAGCATCCGGAAGGTGCGCGTGTAGTCGCTCCCTTCGCGAGCCATCAGCGTAAGCAGCTCACGCAGATAGTCGTTGTCGCCCTCTTTTTCGACAGTAAAGCCAAGCTTCGCGCGCATCTGACGGCCCCACTCACGCAGCAGCGCGGGCTGGTAGTCATCCAGCAGCGCATTGAGCCGCTCGGCCGGGATAATCGGCGAGAGCGCCTGCGCCAGACGTTGCAGATTCCAGAGACCAACACCCGGCTGGTTGTCGAAGGCGTAACGCCCCTGGTAATCCGTATGGTTGCAGATAAAGCCCGGCTGGTAGTCGTCGAGAAAACCGTACGGGCCGTAATCCATCGTCAACCCGAGGATCGACATGTTATCGGTGTTCATCACGCCGTGCGCGAAACCGACGCACTGCCAGCTCGCCATCAGCTGCGCGGTGCGCGTGACGACCTCGCCAAACCACAGCGCGAAGCGATCCTCCTCCTGCGCCAGATGCGCGAAGTGATGTTCAATCACATACTGCGCCAGCTCACGCACGCGCTCCGGTTCACGGCGATAGTAAAAATGTTCGAAATGGCCGAAGCGCACATGGCTTTCGGCGATGCGCATCAGCATCGCGCCGCGCTCGGTGGTTTCGCGTCGCACCGGCGTGTCGCTGGTGACAATACTGAGCGCGCGGGTGGTGGGAATGCCAAGCCCGTGCATCGCTTCCGAGGCGAGAAATTCTCGCACCGTGGAGCGCAGCACCGCGCGGCCGTCGCCCATCCGCGAATAGGGCGTGAGGCCCGCGCCTTTCAGATGCCAGTCCAGCTTGCGGCCATCGCTGAGCTGCTGTTCACCAAGCAGAATGCCGCGTCCGTCACCAAGCTGGCCGGCCCAGACGCCGAACTGATGACCGCTGTAGACCTGCGCCAGCGGCGCCATGCCCGGCAGCAGCGTTTCGCCGCCCCAGACGCCTGCGGGGCCCTGGTAGTCAAACAGCGTTTTAGGCAGTTCCAGCGCCTGCGCCAGCGGCGCGTTATGAAAGAACAGACGACTGTTATTTAGCGGTGTGGGGGTTAATTCAGTATAAAAACCTGGCAGTTCATCGCGCCAGGTGGCGGTAAAACGGGGATGTTGGCTCATGGCTCCTCCTGCACTAAGTGTAGTGCGTTATGGAGGCGTTAAACACGGTGCAGGTTTAAGGTTATTGCGCCATGGCGAGCGTCAGAACGAGGGTTTCACCATCCATAGCGGGCCACAGTGCGCCCTGTGCCCCACTGAACCCAAGGCGGCGCGCTTCGTCGAGTGTCTCTTCGTTATCGACGCCCGGCAGGATCAGCGTCTGGCAACTCGGACCGACCTGATTGGCAATCGCGTACATAAACGGCTCAAACATCCCGCCCGCGCGCCGTTTCTGCACGAACGTTTTATCCAGCGCGACGCGACGAAACAGACCGTCGAAAATCGCACGCCCTGTCGCAGCCCCGGCGCCAAAGTTGCTCAGCATTAATGGAAAATAACGAGACAGCGAAAACATCGTTTTATTTTCTTTACCTTTATTAAGTTCAGGAAAATTCTCATTAATGCCCAGCTCAAGAAACGGTAATTGGGCGAGTCGCGCCCGTAATGTCGGGCTGGATAAAATGGCACTGGCTATCTTATGATCAATGTTTACGACAGCAAACAGTGAATTTTTTATAAATGCTTCACGCCACTTTTCAAGCAAACTTATTTTTTCGTAAAAAAGCATTAATCTTTCTTCAGAATTAATTCTTGGGATAATGAATTCCGTCGGAAAGCGAACCTGTGCATTCAGGCTTGTGAAATGGGCAATAACTTCCATGCCCAGCAGCCCCCCGGAAGTATGGGCGATCGGGGCGAACAGCAGATGAGACTGATACCGTGTATCGAGCGAAACAATCATATTGTCTGCCCTGCGCGTTATTAATGGGAGCCCGCTATACTGGATTAAGTCACTATCACGTGCAACCAGGTTGATTCTGTTAAAGTATTTATCGTGCCGTTTCGGCACCAATTTCAGATTACTCCTTACAGAAAGAGCTTATCCTGGTATTTCATTTGACACCAGTCCCCATCAGATCCTTTACAGAATCGCGCTCCATCATTTTGGGTGTGAATATTTCCTGTTCAGTTTCTTGTTCCAGTAATTTTTTCGCGCCGTAACGTGCCATTTCGGTAATTGGGAAGTGGACGCTGGTCAGACGTGGACGAACAAAATCGGCGCGCTCGCCGCTGTCATAACAGATACAGGAAATATCCTGCGGAATACGTAAACCTTTTTCATTAATCGCCAGCATCGCGCCCACGGCCATCTCTTCATTACAACAATAAATGGCGGTGGGTCGGGTGCGCTCAAGCAAAGCCTGCATTTGCAGATAACCGCCCTGTAGCGAGTAATCGGCTTCCAGACAGGCCACCGGCGTCAGCCCTGCCGCTTCCATGGCATCGAGAAAGCCCTGCAACCGCAACTGGCTGGAGGCGCGTGAAAGCGGGCCATGAAGGCAGGCAATCGCCGTGTGGCCACGCGTCAGTAAATAACGGGTGGCAAGCGTACTGGCACCGCGATGATCAAACGTGACGCAGCGCGATTCCAGACCCGGCACGTCGCGATCCAGAATAATAAAGCGCCGCCCCGCCGCCGCCATCTCGCGCAGCGCGTCGTCGTCGAGCATACGAACGTGCAGCAGCAAGCCGTCGCAGCGCAGGTTATAGAGCTGGCTGATTGCGTCGCGTTCGTTCTGCGCGCTGTCACGCCCCTGCGTCACCAGTAGCTGTTTGCCGTGGCGCTGCGCCTCGCTCTGAACGGTATCCATCAGCGCGCCGAAAAAGCCGCCGCGGTAAGAGGTAGTGACAAGCCCGATGGTGTGGCTCTGGCTGGAGGCCAGCGCGCGCGCCGCCGGATTCGGCGAGTACCCGAGTGCCTGAATCGCCGCTTCGACGCGCGCACGGGTATGTGATTTGACTTTACTGTCGCCATTGACCACGCGTGAAACCGTGGCGCGGGACACGCCCGCATGGGCGGCGACATCTTCCAGAGTAACCATCAGGCGATCCCTTTCATCTGTGAGGCCACCTGATAGTACCCGAAATTTTCGCGCCGGGTGAGCTTATCCCCGGAATTGCGGCAGGTAGTCGCGGTTCAGCGTCAGCACTTCTTCGAGCAGCGATTCAGCGAGCACCGCGTCGCCCACCAGCGGGTTGGTTACGAGCGCCAGCAGGCCGCTGTCGCGGCAACCCTCCACCGCCGCCTGAATGGTGAGCCGTTCATACGTTTTTACCTGCACCGTTAAGGCGTGCATCGCGGGCGGCAGCGCGCCGAACACCAGCGGATGCGCGCCCTGGGCGTCCACCACGCAGTTGGTTTCCACTACGGCGTCGTCCGGCAGTCCGTGAATAGCCCCGTCGTTGGCGGTGTTGACCACAAGCGTGGTGCCGAGGTTGTTATGGATAGCGTCAATAAGCTCCAGCGCCACTTGCGAATAGAACGCGCCGCCGCGAAAGCTCAGCTGCTCCGGTTTTTGCGACAGGTGCGGATCGCTATACAGCCCGAAGAGTTCACGCTCAACGGCCATTACCTGCTCTGCGCGGGTGCCGCGGCCGCGCGCCGCCTCAATCTCTTCTTTCAGCATCTGGCGGCTTAAGTAGAAATAGCGGTGGTACGGGCACGGGATTGCGCCGAGCGCGCGCAGCAGCGGCGCAGGCCACGGGGCTTCCTGAATGTTGTTCATGGTGAGCGTCGCCCCGTTACACAGTTTATCGAGCACGTCCTGCGTGCGGTCTTCGCCGCGCACCGTCACCTGATGCACCCACACCATATGATTCAACCCCGCAAAACGCAGCGCCACTTCCTGCGACGGCGCGCCAAGCATCGCGGCTATCATATGGTGCATGGTGACCGGCACATTACACAGCCCGATGATTTTCGCCCGGCTGTGACGCTGCACCGCCTCGGTGACAATCGCCGCCGGATTGGTGAAGTTGATTATCCAGGCGTCCGGCGCGAGCGCCTCTACTTTACGGGCGATATCCAGCATTACCGGAATGGTGCGCAGCGCTTTGGCAAAACCACCGACGCCGGTAGTCTCCTGGCCAATCAGCCCATATTTCAGGCCAAGCCGCTCGTCGGCGGCGCGCGCCGGGAGCTGGCCGACACGCAGTTGCGTCAGCACAAAGCGGGCGCCGCGAATCGCCTCATCGGGCGTGAAATGCACGGTCACACGCACGTGCGCCAGCCCATTTTTATCGAGCATGCGGCGCGTCAGGCCCGCAATGATCTCTACTTTCTCGCGCCCCGGCTCGACATCCACTAACGCAAGTTCATGCAGCCTGATGCTCGCTTTGCGGGCGATAAGCCCTTCCACCAGCTCTGGCGTATAGCTGCTGCCGCCGCCGATAATGGCGATTTTGATAGTCTGTTCGGTCATGACGTTCTCCCTGTGGTCTGTGCCGAAGCGGCGACGGCATCGTTTTCCTGCGCCTGCGCCCGCTCCTGGCTGATAAGCTGTTTTTCATACACTTTAAAAAAGGGGTACCAGAGCAGTCCGTCCACCGCCAGCAGAACGACCACCAGCAGCGCGGCGCGTATATCCCAGGCGGCGGAAATCATCGCCCCGAGCGGCGCAGGCGCGGTCCAGGGTGCCATCGCCACCATTTTCTGTACCAGATCCATCTCCAGCGCAGCATACGCCAGCACGGTATTAACGAGCGGCACCAGCATCAACGGCACAAACAGCGTCGGGTTCATCACCACGGGCGACCCGAACAGCAGCGGCTCGTTAATGTTAAAGACTGCCGGCACAACGCTAAGCCGCCCGATGGTTTTCAGATGCGCCGAGCGGCTTCGCAGGTACAGCACCGCCAGCACCAGCGTCGAGCCGGAGCCGCCGATGCACACATAGAATGCCCAGAACGGGGCCGTGAGGATTTGCGTGGTATGCGCGCCCTGGGAGAGCAGCGCCGCGTTGGCGGCGATATTCGCCATAAACAGCGGGTTCAGTAACCCCTGCACCAGATTGTCGCCGTGGATACCGGCAAACCAGAGCAGATTCGCCAGCAGTACGCAGAGTAAAATCGCAGGCAGGCTGTCGCCTGCAGCAATCACCGGCTGGAAAAGCTGCATCACCGCCGCCGGGATAAGCATCTGGAATTCGCTCTGCATGACCAGGCTTAGCGGGTAAACGGTGAGCAGAATGCCGGTCATCGGCAGCAGCAGATCAAACGAGCGCGCGATGGCGGGCGGCACCTGCTCCGGCAGGCGCAGCGTAATGCCATATTTTTTAAGCAGCCGCGTCAGTTCCACCGACCAGATGGCGCATAGCAGCGCGGTAAACACGCCCTGCCCGCCGAGGAAATCGAGCGACAGTTTGTTATCCACCTGCGGCGCGGCGGCAAGCAGAAAAGCCGTCATGGAGAGCAGCCCGGCCGTCAGTCCGTCAAGCTGGTACGATTTCGCGAGGCTATACGCCGTTCCGATGGAAACAAAGACGCTCATCAGCCCCATCGTCATAAAAAACGGCATCGTGATGGTGTTCCAGTGCGCTTTGGCGAAGCCGAGCCAGAGCCTGCCAAAGGCAGACGTCGTCGTCTGATCAAACGGCGGATTCGCGATGACCAGCATGATGCTGCCAATAATGAGAAACGGCATGGCGCAGATGAAGCCATCGCGAATAGCGATGATATGTCGCTGGGTGCCAATACGTCCGGCGAGCGGCGCGATATGGCGCTCCACCAGCGCCATCAACCCGGTATAGAGACTCATAGCGCACCCCGTGTTACGTGATACATGCGATTTCCCCCGTTGCGTGACGTTAAAATGAGAGCGCTCTCAATGCTGTCTGAATGTAACGCAGGCGGGAAATCACCACTGTGAGAGCGCTCTCATTATGGTTTTAAAAAAAACAGAAGCGGGAAATACAGGGTGTCCCGCCGCAGCTGCGGCGGGCGTGAATCAGATGCGGCGGGCCTGCCAGAACTTTTTACGCCAGTAGACGTTATCGAGTGAGGAGCGCATTACGCCACGGCTGGTGGAGGCGTGGATAAACTGGTTATCGGTGTCGTAAATGCCAACGTGCAGGCCGTTTTGCCCGGAGCCGGTTTTGAAAAAGACCAAATCGCCCGGGAGCAAATCGTCTTTATCAATCTCAGTACCTATCTCCGCTTGTTCGCGGGTTTCACGCGGCAGCCTCAGCGAGAAACGATCGCGAAAGGTCATCATCACAAAACCGGAACAGTCCACCCCACCGCGGCTCATGCCGCCATAGCGGTAAGGCGTGCCGTACCAGTGGTTAAGCTGGTCGTTGAGTTCGGCGATCACGGTGATGGAGTCGGAAAGTCGTGCGTTTGGCGGCGGCGCGCGGTGGGAGCTACATCCCGCCAGCAGCAGCGTCGCAACAAGAAAGATCCATAGCCGCATTTTTCAGGCAAATCCTCTGGCCTTGTGATTTTTCGCTAATGTAGCCGCCAGCGCGTCGGCTGGCAAGATGGTCGCGCTCAGAGCGAATTGATAAGCAGGCTGTGGCCGTCAATCTGTAAGCGGCGAAACGGCAAGCCGTAAGCCTCGCCGAGCCGCAACGGCGTCATCACCTCATCACGCGCGCCCTGGGCGAGCATTTTGCCCTGGCGTAGCAGCCAGACGCGATGCGCGTGGCGCAGCGTATGGTTTAAATCGTGACTGCTCATCACCACCGCAATCCCTGACGCCGACAGCGTAGCCAGAAGCCTGTCGAGCGCGGCCTGCTGCGCGACGTCCAGACTGTTCATCGGCTCGTCGAGAATCAGCAGCCTGCCGTGCGGATGATTGCGCGGGTGAGTTTGTAAGATAACACCGGCGAGGCGCACGCGCTGCCATTCGCCGCCGGAGAGCGCGTTAACCGGGCGCGCCAGCTTGTCGTCAAGCATCAGACTGTGCGCCACCTCTTCCAGCGCGGCGGCGCACTGCGCCCCACCGTGGAGCGTCAGATAATGCCAGACCGGCATAGCGAACGGCGGCGTCTGCTGCTGCGTCAGATACGCCCGCTGGCGCGACAGCGTGGCCGCACTCAGCGAATCAAGCGCTTTACCGTTAAAGAGGATCTCGCCTGTGCCATCAGACAGGCCCGCCATACGATGCAGCAGCGTGCTTTTGCCCGCCCCGTTGGGGCCGACAAGATGGACGATATCGCCCGCCTCAAGCGTCGCGCTAAGCGGCCCAAGCCGGGTGCCTACCGCGACATCACGCAGCTGCATCAGTGGCGTCATTATTTCGCCAGCGCCAGCTTAATGGCTTCCATTACAATCGGATCTTCTGGCGTCATATCCGGCGAGAAGCGTTGGATCACCTGACCGTCGCGGCCAACGAGGAATTTTTCAAAATTCCACAGGATGTCGTCCGGGTAGAGCGGCGCGCGGCCTTTACTCGCCATCCGCTCATAGAAACCGCTCTGCTCCGGCGCGACGGCTTTCGGCGCGGCGGCGATGAGCTTCTGATACAGCGGGTGGCGGTTGTCGCCGTTGACGTCGATCTTGCTGAACATCGGGAACGTCACGCCGTAAGTGGTGCTGCAGAACGTTTTGATCTCGTCTTCGCTGCCCGGCTCCTGACCCAGAAACTGGTTGCAGGGGAAACCCAGAACGCGAAAGCCGGACGGCTCCCAGGCTTTGTGAATATTTTCAAGCTGCTCATACTGCGGTGTCAGCCCGCACTTTGACGCGACGTTGACGATCAGCAGCACTTTGCCTTTGTACTGCTCAAGCGAAATGGTTTCACCGTCAATGGTGGTCACTTCGGTATTCAGAATGTCGTGTTGCATAGCTTCCCCTTAAGAATAGTGAGATGGAACTAGCGTCCAGCCTTTAATAATAGCCAGATAAATACCGGCGCGCCCAGGGTGGCGGTGACCACGCCAATCGGCAACTCTGCAGCAGCGAGCGTCAGACGCGCGATGATATCGGCCACCAGCAATACCCCGCCGCCCGCGAGCATCGCGGCGGGCAGCAATACGCGGTGGTCGGTAATCCCGCACAGGCGCAGCATATGCGGCACCACAAGGCCGACAAAACCAATCGCGCCGGCCAGCGCCACGCTGACGCCTGCAAGCCAGCCGGTAAGGATGACCAGCGCGTTGCGCCACAGCCAGACCGGCAGGCCAAGCTGGTGCGCGGAAACTTCGCCGAGAGACAGCATGTTCAGCGCCCTCGCCTGCATACCTCCCCAGACGAGCGGCGGAAGCAGCGCGAGCATCAGCCAGCCCTGCTGCCAGTCGATGCCGCTGAAACCGCCCATCATCCAGTACATCAGCTGGC
The genomic region above belongs to Cronobacter malonaticus LMG 23826 and contains:
- a CDS encoding NlpC/P60 family protein, producing MRLWIFLVATLLLAGCSSHRAPPPNARLSDSITVIAELNDQLNHWYGTPYRYGGMSRGGVDCSGFVMMTFRDRFSLRLPRETREQAEIGTEIDKDDLLPGDLVFFKTGSGQNGLHVGIYDTDNQFIHASTSRGVMRSSLDNVYWRKKFWQARRI
- a CDS encoding EAL domain-containing protein, producing the protein MIVSLDTRYQSHLLFAPIAHTSGGLLGMEVIAHFTSLNAQVRFPTEFIIPRINSEERLMLFYEKISLLEKWREAFIKNSLFAVVNIDHKIASAILSSPTLRARLAQLPFLELGINENFPELNKGKENKTMFSLSRYFPLMLSNFGAGAATGRAIFDGLFRRVALDKTFVQKRRAGGMFEPFMYAIANQVGPSCQTLILPGVDNEETLDEARRLGFSGAQGALWPAMDGETLVLTLAMAQ
- the btuD gene encoding vitamin B12 ABC transporter ATP-binding protein BtuD; translated protein: MTPLMQLRDVAVGTRLGPLSATLEAGDIVHLVGPNGAGKSTLLHRMAGLSDGTGEILFNGKALDSLSAATLSRQRAYLTQQQTPPFAMPVWHYLTLHGGAQCAAALEEVAHSLMLDDKLARPVNALSGGEWQRVRLAGVILQTHPRNHPHGRLLILDEPMNSLDVAQQAALDRLLATLSASGIAVVMSSHDLNHTLRHAHRVWLLRQGKMLAQGARDEVMTPLRLGEAYGLPFRRLQIDGHSLLINSL
- a CDS encoding 3-deoxy-7-phosphoheptulonate synthase; protein product: MIKTDELRTARIDSLITPAELAERYPVTPAVAGHVLDARRRIEKILNGDDPRLLVIIGPCSIHDPQAAVDYARRLVRLREKYDSRLEIVMRTYFEKPRTVVGWKGLISDPDLNGSYRVNHGIEQARRLLLEVNALGVPTATEFLDMVVGQYISDLISWGAIGARTTESQIHREMASALSCPVGFKNGTDGNTRIAVDAIRAARTSHMFLSPDKHGRMTIYQTSGNPYGHIIMRGGKTPNYHAEAISDACEALREFDLPQRLVVDFSHGNCQKQHRRQLDVCDDICQQIRAGSTGIAGVMVESFLVEGTQKITPGTPLTYGQSITDPCLGWDDSETLLERLALAVESRL
- the selO gene encoding protein adenylyltransferase SelO, giving the protein MSQHPRFTATWRDELPGFYTELTPTPLNNSRLFFHNAPLAQALELPKTLFDYQGPAGVWGGETLLPGMAPLAQVYSGHQFGVWAGQLGDGRGILLGEQQLSDGRKLDWHLKGAGLTPYSRMGDGRAVLRSTVREFLASEAMHGLGIPTTRALSIVTSDTPVRRETTERGAMLMRIAESHVRFGHFEHFYYRREPERVRELAQYVIEHHFAHLAQEEDRFALWFGEVVTRTAQLMASWQCVGFAHGVMNTDNMSILGLTMDYGPYGFLDDYQPGFICNHTDYQGRYAFDNQPGVGLWNLQRLAQALSPIIPAERLNALLDDYQPALLREWGRQMRAKLGFTVEKEGDNDYLRELLTLMAREGSDYTRTFRMLSETEQRSSASPLRDEFIDRATFDAWFARYRARLEEEGVEDDARQRLMKSVNPALVLRNWLAQRAIEAAERDDASELSRLLEALRNPFADRDDDYTHRPPDWGKHLEVSCSS
- a CDS encoding PTS sugar transporter subunit IIC — encoded protein: MSLYTGLMALVERHIAPLAGRIGTQRHIIAIRDGFICAMPFLIIGSIMLVIANPPFDQTTTSAFGRLWLGFAKAHWNTITMPFFMTMGLMSVFVSIGTAYSLAKSYQLDGLTAGLLSMTAFLLAAAPQVDNKLSLDFLGGQGVFTALLCAIWSVELTRLLKKYGITLRLPEQVPPAIARSFDLLLPMTGILLTVYPLSLVMQSEFQMLIPAAVMQLFQPVIAAGDSLPAILLCVLLANLLWFAGIHGDNLVQGLLNPLFMANIAANAALLSQGAHTTQILTAPFWAFYVCIGGSGSTLVLAVLYLRSRSAHLKTIGRLSVVPAVFNINEPLLFGSPVVMNPTLFVPLMLVPLVNTVLAYAALEMDLVQKMVAMAPWTAPAPLGAMISAAWDIRAALLVVVLLAVDGLLWYPFFKVYEKQLISQERAQAQENDAVAASAQTTGRTS
- a CDS encoding glutathione peroxidase; the encoded protein is MQHDILNTEVTTIDGETISLEQYKGKVLLIVNVASKCGLTPQYEQLENIHKAWEPSGFRVLGFPCNQFLGQEPGSEDEIKTFCSTTYGVTFPMFSKIDVNGDNRHPLYQKLIAAAPKAVAPEQSGFYERMASKGRAPLYPDDILWNFEKFLVGRDGQVIQRFSPDMTPEDPIVMEAIKLALAK
- a CDS encoding LacI family DNA-binding transcriptional regulator; the protein is MVTLEDVAAHAGVSRATVSRVVNGDSKVKSHTRARVEAAIQALGYSPNPAARALASSQSHTIGLVTTSYRGGFFGALMDTVQSEAQRHGKQLLVTQGRDSAQNERDAISQLYNLRCDGLLLHVRMLDDDALREMAAAGRRFIILDRDVPGLESRCVTFDHRGASTLATRYLLTRGHTAIACLHGPLSRASSQLRLQGFLDAMEAAGLTPVACLEADYSLQGGYLQMQALLERTRPTAIYCCNEEMAVGAMLAINEKGLRIPQDISCICYDSGERADFVRPRLTSVHFPITEMARYGAKKLLEQETEQEIFTPKMMERDSVKDLMGTGVK
- a CDS encoding 6-phospho-beta-glucosidase: MTEQTIKIAIIGGGSSYTPELVEGLIARKASIRLHELALVDVEPGREKVEIIAGLTRRMLDKNGLAHVRVTVHFTPDEAIRGARFVLTQLRVGQLPARAADERLGLKYGLIGQETTGVGGFAKALRTIPVMLDIARKVEALAPDAWIINFTNPAAIVTEAVQRHSRAKIIGLCNVPVTMHHMIAAMLGAPSQEVALRFAGLNHMVWVHQVTVRGEDRTQDVLDKLCNGATLTMNNIQEAPWPAPLLRALGAIPCPYHRYFYLSRQMLKEEIEAARGRGTRAEQVMAVERELFGLYSDPHLSQKPEQLSFRGGAFYSQVALELIDAIHNNLGTTLVVNTANDGAIHGLPDDAVVETNCVVDAQGAHPLVFGALPPAMHALTVQVKTYERLTIQAAVEGCRDSGLLALVTNPLVGDAVLAESLLEEVLTLNRDYLPQFRG